Proteins from a genomic interval of Flavobacteriales bacterium:
- a CDS encoding aquaporin gives LSLYFFAYCHRNIFLVIRIESMKKYLAEFLGTSIIMVVGTGTIVLAESGYSFFTHPVISFFFGLSVFLAILIISPMGSGHFNPAVSASMWMKKSIAWKDFFLFILLQIAAAIFISAISHYIFPASKSLGTTLPTSGVLNSFLLEMMLSGLLMLVILLSIHWKLSLFLSAFVIGLTVGLEAYWGGPFTGASMNPARSVGPALISGMLDHLWVYLLAPVAGMLVVSFSSSYFFDFKGK, from the coding sequence CATTATCACTCTACTTCTTTGCTTATTGCCACAGAAATATTTTTCTTGTTATCCGTATTGAAAGCATGAAAAAATACCTGGCAGAATTTTTAGGTACATCTATCATTATGGTGGTGGGGACAGGTACCATTGTCCTGGCTGAATCGGGATATTCATTTTTTACTCATCCGGTGATTTCATTTTTTTTCGGTTTATCCGTATTTCTGGCTATTCTGATTATTTCCCCAATGGGAAGCGGACATTTTAATCCGGCAGTTAGTGCAAGTATGTGGATGAAAAAATCGATTGCATGGAAAGATTTTTTTCTTTTTATCCTTTTGCAAATCGCAGCAGCAATTTTTATTTCTGCGATCAGTCATTATATATTTCCTGCATCGAAAAGTTTGGGAACAACACTTCCCACATCGGGAGTTTTGAATTCCTTTTTGCTGGAAATGATGTTGAGTGGATTATTGATGCTGGTTATCCTTCTCAGTATTCATTGGAAATTATCGCTGTTTTTATCTGCATTCGTCATAGGATTAACAGTGGGATTGGAAGCGTATTGGGGCGGACCATTCACCGGGGCATCGATGAACCCGGCGCGATCGGTTGGTCCCGCTTTAATTTCAGGAATGCTTGACCATTTATGGGTATATCTCCTGGCACCTGTAGCAGGAATGCTAGTTGTTTCATTTTCATCTTCTTATTTTTTCGATTTTAAGGGAAAATGA